CTTGAACAAGAGCCTACTAATTATAACTCTAATGTGGCAAATATTAGACAAGACATGTGTAGCTTGAAAACCCTTTGCCCTCCACACGGAGACAGAGATTACACATTTCTCAGCCTTTTTCTGCTTTCGAGAACTAGAAATAAGAACATGTGCGCATCGCCTCTTATCAAAGACATCGTTATCTCAAAGCATGATTTCATGAACAAAGTAGAAATCGCAGACCAAAAAAGGAACTTTGTGCAAACATCTCCGACCATGGCTAAACAGAGTTTAAAGCTTcggaaaccaaaaaagaagctTTGTGCAAACATCTCCGACCATGGCTAAACAGAGCTTAAAGCTACTGAAATGGAAAAGAAGCGAGAAAGAAATCATGTGAACGCATCATACCTCTCTGCTGGCCTGTCCCATGAGAGACACCATCTCTTGCAGAAAGTCACAGAACCCCTGAAACAACGACAAGCAACAGATTCAGCACCCTCTTTCCAGGCAAGAGACTTGATCTGACAAATGGACCGACTTGGTTAGCTCCCTAGATGGCTTACCTCATCTGCTTCGTCATTCGGATCGTACAACCCCGCATCGTATAATGTCCTCTTCCTCTGGTCTGACAATACTGTTCCATCAAAACGAGAGAAATCAGAGAAGGGTGAAAACGCCCCCTCTTCATACTTGAAAAGGCAacggggaaaagaaaaacaggggAAAGCAGATAATTTACCTTCGTAGGCTTCCTGAATCTGCTGAAATTTgcgcttggcctcgcccaacaGAGACGGGTTCCTCGTCCACCGGTCGGGATGCCATTGCTGCACCGAAACGAAACGCCCAGGAAGCATTAGATTTCGACATGGTTCATCCACCCAGAAAAAAAGCTCGATACTTCAATCAGCTGCAGCACATTTAGGCGCAACCCAGCTCCGAAATTTCCCATCTTTCTTCGCCAATCGAGTTCGTTCTTGTGGACTTACCATAGCGAGCTTGCGATAGGCGCGCCTTATCTCCTCCAAAGAAGAGCCGGGAGCGACGCCGAGGACGCCGTAATAAGACCGCGAGCTCTGACCACCCTCCATGTCTTCCCCCCACTCCTCCTCGCCCATCATCACGCCCAACGAAACAAGCAACGAAGGCAACGCGGGCGTTCATCGTCGTGTATATATAAGGGAGGTCCAGAAAAGGGCGACGATGGCGGCGCAGAGGGAAGGCCGGGAATCGAGCCGAGAAAAATATCTGAGAGATTGTTCTAGCAGGTGGGGGCTTTAGAACGTTCCGGAAGCGACGTCGGCGACTACTTTTTCACGTTGAACCggatattttttttgggggggagatATTATCGTGGGCGGGCCCCGCCCGGGTCTTCTCGACACGGACGGCCGAGGTTTGCTGGGTTCTCTGCGGAAGTGACCTGATGCCGACACGTGTGCACGCTGCTCCTCATGACGGAATCGtctcagataaaaaaaaaaagatcattagACCCTTCAGCTGCGTTTGGTCGACCGGATAAAAATCAGAATAGGATATGTTTTATCCTATCCCGTGTTTGGAAGCTCTGCCAGGATAGGATAAGGTCGGATATAGAAGGGATATAGACCGGATAAAAAATCCGGGGGTGGGATAAGGTCGgataggatttcttttatccgaAACATAAAACCctacgcttttttttttctttctccgtcGTTCACCCACAGACGACTCTCTGTTTCCAAAGTATCGACGTTGAAGCCTTCTCCTCGCTCTCTGATTCTCATCGAAATTTTATGAAAGCGACGAATTTTCAAAGGTAAAtaatcattctctctctctaacgttGATTTCTAAAGTAGTTGTGGATTGTTTTCCTGTTTCATCTATGTTTCAGCTTACGTAGGTCAGAATTTTAGTTCTAGGTTTTTTTGTTGCTTGATTGGAGATCGTCTTCTTGGTAGTTTTGAATATGTAGATTTATAAAGgccttttctgtttttgtgcaaaatattAGATATCTTCAACGCGAATTGTTCGTTCTTGGTTTTGTTCTTCAATACTCAGATTTCCAAGGCtactgcatctctctctctctctctctctctttctttgtgaGATAATTAAGTAATTGTGGAGAATCAACAATGTTCCTATGGTGGCTGACTAAAAAGATTTGCAATTGTTCCTGTTTTGCCGGtgctttttctctcccttctccaacccccctccctcccccaacGCCTTTCCCATGATGACCGTGCATGAGATTTTTAGGTGCTTCTAAAGCAAGATGTGCCCATGTAGACACCAACCATGTAAAGATATGCAAAAAATCTCACTGCACTAGGATATTTTTCGTGTGTGTGCTCTCAATTTTCACTTCATAAATTTTAGGGAAGTGATGTCTAATGCAAATTCTGCAAATAACAATATGCACATGTCGCAAGTTAATAGATTCTTGGCTGTGAAATAGCTTGTGCAGCGCTTGGTAAACTGAGAACATCACACCTATCTTCATTCTAGAGATTGTTTTCACGATACCATTAACTTGATCGGGGGAAATCTAGTCAGGAAAGGAGCAAATACCCAAAACAGAAGAAGCttagaatatttcttaataGATCAAAAACCTAGTCTAGCATATTTCAATGCTCGAAGTCTCTATCTAGTATACCATGAAACAATTGCTGTGGGAGTGATTTGGGAGTGGTGAGAATGCACGAATTATATACCCAAATGTTCGCTAGGTATGCTTGGAAGTTTGGCTTTGAAAAACAGCCGAAGCAAATCCACGAGATCAAGGATTTTCCCCTTACTAcaaggaggaaggagaaccTCCTTgaaatttattgatttgaaaaagatattatcttatatattttttctattatctAACCTATTAATTTGTACTTGtctaatgttattttttttttctcattagaaATGGATCACAATGATAGAGATGAAATTTTCACCATTCTTATATTAGAGGAGATGAGCCTCCAAATGTTGCTTTTGTGTATGATGTATATGCTAGTAGTGTCCACTGCTGCTGAAAGGCACTACCGCAAGCATATATTGAAGGATCGGACATTTATTAGAATCCAAGCTCGTTTAGATCACCTTGACCGCCTCATTAAGAGCAATGACTTGAATTGTGTGGAACAACTTAGGATGGATAGACGTACATTTACTCTACTATGCGAGTTGGCACGTACAATTGGTGGGTTAAAAGAAGATGGACTTGTAACTATAGAAGAACAAATGGCCATGTTTCTACATATACTTGCCCATCACGTGAAAAATCGAGTCATCAAGTTCAGATTTATGAGGTCTGGGGAGACAATAAGTAGGTATTTTAACTTAGTTTTAAATGCAGTGATAAGAATGCATAGTGTGCTTCTTGTCTCACCTGAACCGGTTCCAGAGGAATATGCCGACGAGAGATGGAAGTGGTTTAAGGTATGTTTGTTATGCTATttcatggactaatttaatactTTAAAgagaatgttattttattaattttatgtttctAGGGTTGCTTAGGAGCATTAGATGGCACATATATAAGGGTACGTGTTCCAGAGGTTGATAAACCAAGGTACCGAAATAGAAAGGGTGAGATTACATCCAATGTATTAGGAGTTTGCTCACGTGATATGAGATTCGTTTATGTTTTACCTGGATGGGAAGGCTCAGCAGCAGATTCTAGAGTGCTTCGAGATGCTATAGTTAAACCCAATGGTTTAAAGATCCCCGTTGGTAAGATAAGCCTTTATCAATATATTGCATTCTATGTATTGTAGGTTTTACAGGTTCTAAGACAATTAATAATATCATCATTTGTTATTAGGTAATTATTATCTTGTAGATGCTGGATACACAAATGGGGAGGGCTTTCTTGCTCCTTATAGAGGTACTCGATACCATCTATCTGAGTGGACAGAAGGTCGTACACCAAATTCACCCGAGGAGTACTTCAACTTGAAGCATTCTCAAGCTAGAAATGTCATAGAAAGATGCTTTGGTCTACTTAAGTTACGGTGGGCTATTCTTAGGAGTCCATCTTTTTATCCAATTAGAACGCAAGGTCGAATAATCATAGCTTGTTGCCTTCTGCACAACTTGATAAGAAGAGAAATGGCTATTGATCCAATCGAGGCACAGTTAGATGAAGTTGCTACCACTATTGAAGATGTGGAAACAATTGATGTTGTCGAGCCGTCGGATCATTGGGCAACATGGAGGCAAAATTTGGCAGTACAAATGTTTAATGAGTGGAATGCAAGTCGAGGACATGGAGGAGTTGtatgattttatattatttaaaaaaatcatttgttttcCATTGTTGCAAGACTTGCGTTataagatgttttttttttcccatttctatTAGACATGTGTAATATGGTGCTGATTTGTCATTATTGAGACATATATTTCCTACATAATGTTTGAATTATGactttatcattttaaatttgaagcACTATGCTGTCtctatcattaaattttctctACCACGTTATCTtccatcattaaattttctACCATGTTTCTTTACCTCtgtcttttattttcataaatagtttCTCTGTCTCTTTGGCAAAAAACCTAGCCATGAACTTAAAAGAAGCCTTAAGTCAAGATAGTTCGCATCTActgctggaaaaaaaaaacaaatgaacttTGGACTTTATGCTTTGTTCTAATTGGGCATTTGTTTAATTTGGTACTGGACCTACAACAAAATGGAAACGAATGAAAACttgtaagagagaaaaagaattcatgtttcaaagtgaatatatatatatagggtaaagttaattattttttgggtaaagaatatattaaaattgagGTTATTCTAAAAACGTTTGATGTTGAAGGGGGTAtccaaaagattatttcaaaggaaTGGAAAAGATTATTACGATGCGTAATCATGAAATTCGATGAAAATctgttaatttgaaaaagatatattgttttggatgattttgtaAATATTAAAGCTGCAAATTTGTACTTGCCTAATGTTCACCAAACGATAGATTAGATAAGATATGATgatatccgactttaaatccgtagttcaccaaaCGATAGATTAGATAAGATATGATgatatccgactttaaatctgtagttcaccaaacagtagattggataggatatgaggatatccgactttaaatccgtagtttaccaaacagttgatgggatatgaagaaatccatggatttcttatcctatcctatctagTCCTATCCT
The nucleotide sequence above comes from Eucalyptus grandis isolate ANBG69807.140 chromosome 2, ASM1654582v1, whole genome shotgun sequence. Encoded proteins:
- the LOC104433195 gene encoding dnaJ homolog subfamily B member 3; translation: MMGEEEWGEDMEGGQSSRSYYGVLGVAPGSSLEEIRRAYRKLAMQWHPDRWTRNPSLLGEAKRKFQQIQEAYEVLSDQRKRTLYDAGLYDPNDEADEGFCDFLQEMVSLMGQASREDKQYSMEDLQTMFMEMAEGFDFGPWSPEAMIFEDHKSSKRARCELDLMPDTSHSRVSGFGMYETSSRYCH
- the LOC104433194 gene encoding protein ALP1-like; the protein is MDHNDRDEIFTILILEEMSLQMLLLCMMYMLVVSTAAERHYRKHILKDRTFIRIQARLDHLDRLIKSNDLNCVEQLRMDRRTFTLLCELARTIGGLKEDGLVTIEEQMAMFLHILAHHVKNRVIKFRFMRSGETISRYFNLVLNAVIRMHSVLLVSPEPVPEEYADERWKWFKGCLGALDGTYIRVRVPEVDKPRYRNRKGEITSNVLGVCSRDMRFVYVLPGWEGSAADSRVLRDAIVKPNGLKIPVGNYYLVDAGYTNGEGFLAPYRGTRYHLSEWTEGRTPNSPEEYFNLKHSQARNVIERCFGLLKLRWAILRSPSFYPIRTQGRIIIACCLLHNLIRREMAIDPIEAQLDEVATTIEDVETIDVVEPSDHWATWRQNLAVQMFNEWNASRGHGGVV